Proteins encoded by one window of Aliivibrio wodanis:
- a CDS encoding membrane associated GGDEF protein, protein MPRRTDKKLLTLISVMPVVLIGIFTSILSFVVIHDNKMKVETLIDSLYRESVEKEKTQIKNQVDTIYQQISYQRNLAEETLKHVIKLRVDDAFNTLSFIYQENIDKPKDEVIKLISDALRQSRFNDGRGYFFMYSLDGTNLMHPIFPNLEGKSLLQLQDVHGKFILQDHIALMKENGEGFSRWWYPKPDAQDEEFEKIGYTKLFAPLDLYIGTGEYIINVENDIKEDLVMWISEVRFGEDGYIFLLDQYGNTLAHYDKERVIPNKYNESNPHQGSITQDILTLASNGDGFMQYLSAFKPNSSQHAEKLSYIKGYQDWGWAIGAGVYIDENKRLLKEKEVLLVSQNEMELAKILILTFSLAFVLTALSLGVSKYVGRRFKKFQKRIQSDFMLLEETKNKMQHMALHDDLTQLPNRVMLETKIESGIQHAHLNGQYLAVMFVDLDDFKKINDRFGHEVGDELLKCISKKFKALIVNDDIVSRFGGDEFVFCFPQLISKNDAEEKVKLIQTVFEDGFMINGKSITTSASIGVAMYPSDADNSLDLISKADIVLYKSKANQKGGALFFDKSIDTQVNYEFSLEEELKSAIINNEIFVTYQPQIDIKTGKLRSVEALSRWNNKKLGFVSPVDFIAVAEEIGMIYSIGDFVLQRACEDILKFMPNGKEAVMVSINLSPKQLIQPNFIPRVMEIVKLTGIDISRVTLEITENILISDLKSVSPVLQQLQQLGFGISLDDFGTGYSSLSYLNILPITEIKIDRSFINSLFINEQSETLVKAIVAIGASCQMIVVAEGVETEEQLNKLIEYNCDLVQGYYFDKPLLIEDLCSKYAIK, encoded by the coding sequence ATGCCTCGTAGAACCGATAAAAAATTATTGACTCTCATCTCGGTTATGCCCGTTGTACTGATTGGTATCTTTACGTCCATTTTGAGTTTTGTTGTTATTCATGATAATAAAATGAAAGTAGAGACGTTAATTGATTCGTTATATAGAGAATCTGTAGAGAAAGAAAAAACCCAGATTAAAAACCAAGTTGATACTATTTATCAACAAATTAGTTATCAACGAAACTTAGCAGAAGAAACATTAAAACACGTGATAAAATTGCGTGTGGACGATGCCTTTAATACGTTGAGTTTTATTTATCAAGAAAATATAGATAAACCTAAAGATGAAGTTATTAAGTTAATTTCAGATGCATTAAGGCAGTCGCGCTTTAATGATGGGCGCGGCTATTTCTTTATGTATAGTTTGGATGGTACTAATCTCATGCATCCTATCTTCCCTAACTTAGAAGGGAAGAGTCTACTTCAATTACAAGATGTGCATGGTAAGTTTATTCTTCAAGATCATATTGCTCTTATGAAAGAAAACGGTGAGGGATTTAGTCGTTGGTGGTATCCCAAACCAGATGCTCAAGATGAAGAGTTTGAAAAAATAGGCTATACCAAGTTGTTTGCCCCGTTAGATCTCTATATTGGTACTGGTGAATACATTATTAATGTAGAAAATGATATTAAAGAAGACCTAGTGATGTGGATCTCAGAGGTTCGCTTTGGTGAAGACGGTTATATTTTCTTATTAGATCAGTATGGAAATACGTTAGCTCATTATGATAAAGAAAGAGTAATCCCCAATAAATATAATGAAAGTAATCCTCATCAAGGTTCAATTACCCAAGATATACTAACCCTAGCGAGTAATGGTGATGGTTTCATGCAGTACCTTAGTGCATTTAAACCTAACTCTTCACAGCATGCTGAAAAATTGAGTTATATCAAAGGCTATCAGGATTGGGGGTGGGCAATTGGTGCTGGAGTATATATTGACGAAAATAAACGCTTATTAAAAGAGAAAGAAGTGTTATTGGTCAGTCAAAATGAAATGGAATTGGCCAAAATACTTATTCTTACTTTTAGCTTAGCATTTGTTTTAACTGCGCTTTCATTAGGCGTGAGTAAATATGTTGGAAGACGTTTTAAAAAATTTCAAAAGCGCATTCAAAGTGACTTTATGTTACTAGAAGAAACAAAAAATAAAATGCAACATATGGCATTGCATGATGATTTAACTCAACTTCCAAACCGAGTTATGTTAGAAACAAAAATTGAATCAGGTATTCAGCATGCTCACTTAAATGGCCAGTATTTAGCGGTTATGTTTGTTGATTTAGATGACTTTAAAAAAATAAATGATCGTTTTGGTCATGAAGTCGGTGATGAGTTATTAAAGTGTATTAGCAAGAAATTTAAAGCTCTCATAGTTAATGATGATATTGTTTCACGCTTTGGTGGTGATGAATTTGTTTTTTGTTTTCCACAGTTAATCTCAAAAAATGATGCTGAGGAAAAGGTTAAATTGATTCAGACGGTTTTTGAAGACGGCTTTATGATCAATGGTAAATCTATTACAACCAGTGCGAGTATTGGTGTCGCGATGTACCCAAGTGATGCAGATAACTCACTCGATTTGATCTCTAAGGCTGATATTGTTTTATATAAATCGAAAGCTAATCAAAAAGGTGGCGCTTTATTCTTTGATAAAAGTATCGATACTCAAGTCAATTATGAATTTAGCTTAGAAGAAGAGTTAAAATCAGCGATCATTAACAATGAAATATTTGTAACTTATCAACCTCAAATAGACATAAAAACGGGTAAACTTCGTAGTGTTGAGGCATTATCTCGTTGGAATAATAAAAAGCTAGGTTTTGTATCTCCTGTTGATTTCATCGCAGTTGCTGAAGAAATCGGCATGATATATTCGATAGGTGATTTTGTTTTACAAAGAGCTTGTGAAGATATCTTGAAATTTATGCCCAATGGCAAAGAGGCTGTTATGGTTTCTATTAATCTGTCGCCTAAACAGCTTATTCAGCCGAACTTTATCCCAAGGGTTATGGAGATTGTTAAGCTGACAGGGATTGATATCTCAAGAGTTACTTTAGAGATCACTGAAAATATTTTGATTAGTGATTTAAAAAGTGTTTCTCCAGTACTTCAGCAATTACAACAACTAGGCTTTGGTATATCACTTGATGATTTTGGAACAGGATATTCATCATTAAGTTATTTAAATATTTTACCCATTACTGAGATTAAAATTGATCGCAGCTTTATTAATAGTCTATTTATCAATGAGCAGAGTGAAACCTTAGTTAAAGCGATTGTTGCAATTGGAGCCTCATGTCAAATGATAGTGGTAGCAGAAGGGGTTGAAACTGAAGAGCAATTGAATAAACTCATCGAATACAATTGTGATTTAGTTCAAGGCTATTATTTCGATAAACCTTTACTCATTGAAGATCTTTGTTCTAAATACGCAATAAAATGA
- a CDS encoding MaoC domain protein has product MKFISKDDINKYIGVDIEPTDWFVVNQDQINQFADCTLDHQFIHTDPVKAQGTIFGSTIAHGLLSLSMLPHFAESFGYLLEGNSIGVNYGFDKVRFINPVKVNSRIRAHAKLVSVEEKNSGQYTFKTEVVVEIEGEKKPALMAVWLAMQIVP; this is encoded by the coding sequence ATGAAATTTATTTCGAAGGATGATATCAATAAGTATATTGGTGTTGATATAGAACCAACAGATTGGTTTGTTGTAAACCAAGACCAAATTAACCAATTTGCAGACTGTACTCTAGATCACCAATTTATCCATACAGACCCAGTTAAAGCGCAAGGTACAATATTTGGGTCTACGATTGCACATGGGTTATTATCGCTATCAATGCTCCCGCATTTTGCTGAGAGTTTTGGGTATCTTTTGGAGGGGAACAGCATAGGTGTCAATTATGGGTTCGATAAGGTGCGATTTATTAATCCTGTAAAAGTGAATAGCCGTATTCGAGCTCATGCAAAATTGGTTTCGGTAGAAGAAAAGAATTCAGGTCAGTATACATTTAAGACAGAAGTTGTAGTTGAAATTGAAGGCGAGAAAAAACCGGCGTTAATGGCAGTATGGTTGGCAATGCAGATAGTGCCTTAA
- a CDS encoding ParE toxin protein, producing the protein MYKSKYKLSKLAQAHLHKIKTYTVTNFSQMQWSSYKDTLLTGFQMLAENPAVGRSCNDIYQNGFYFPIGKHTAYFTREDGFILVVAVLGQSQLPQKPSAIITTP; encoded by the coding sequence ATGTACAAGAGCAAATATAAACTAAGTAAATTAGCGCAGGCTCATTTACACAAAATAAAAACTTATACTGTTACAAACTTTTCCCAGATGCAGTGGAGCTCATATAAAGATACTCTTCTTACTGGTTTTCAGATGCTCGCTGAAAACCCGGCAGTAGGTAGAAGCTGCAACGATATATATCAAAACGGTTTTTATTTCCCGATCGGTAAGCACACGGCTTACTTTACCAGAGAAGACGGCTTTATTTTAGTCGTTGCAGTTCTTGGCCAATCGCAATTACCGCAAAAACCATCTGCGATAATTACCACACCCTAG
- a CDS encoding chitodextrinase, with product MEHSNLTKKHNYKFALSTLTLSCLMAFNAQASVNCDPLLAWDSGTTYNGGEEVKQGNNAYKAKYWTQNNDPATAGQWGAWQDLGVCSGEAINVAPNVDLTSPSVTDNITTGDIVTLTASAADSDGSVALVEFSVDGVIISSVTTSPYSAIWTATEGNHTFSAQSYDDKGAVSLISSVSVNVANVPTDNTAPTASLSLSASSVELGATVTLTAEASDSDGTVDKVDFYINNALVGTAATAPYVLQYKTTTAGSLSVYAKATDNLGAVANSVAATLTVTSSFPIADNCRPDGLYQTEGVNVPYCTTYDKEGRELMGADHPRRVIGYFTSWRDGGDEQNSYLVKDIPWEQLTHINYAFVSIGSDGKVNVGDVNDPNNAATGKEWAGVEIDPTLGFKGHFGALATAKEKHGVKTLISIGGWAETGGHFGADGNRVADGGFYSMTTNADGSINHAGIEKFAASAVEMMLKYKFDGLDIDYEYPTSMAGAGNPDDKAFMEPRRQYLWASYQILMKTLREKLDAVSAQDGQHYMLTIAAPSSGYLLRGMETFDVTQYLDYVNIMSYDLHGAWNDHVGHNAALYDTGKDSELAQWNVYGTAAYGGIGYLNTDWAYHYFRGSMPAGRINIGVPYYTRGWQGVTGGDNGLWGRAPLPDQTKCDAGTGEGEKNNCGYGALGIDNMWHDKNSYGQEMGAGSNPMWHAKNLQEGIFGSYANIYGLDPVNDPADQLVGTYTRHYDNVAVAPWLWNAEKKVFLSTEDKASINVKADYVIDKEIGGIMFWELAGDYSCYVLDAKGKRTSVDATEAACQTGNGEYHMGNTMTKAIYEKFKSATPYGNTVATGAIPTETVNIAVNVGGFKVGDKNYPINPKVTFTNNTGQDLPGGTEFQFDIPVSAPDNAKDQSGGGLQVIASGHTRANNIGGLDGPMHRVAFTLPTWKALPAGAVYELDMVYYLPISGPANYSVKINNTEYAFSFEQPDLPLADLSAGGNPGGGDNGGNPDPGCDAAGVVTYPDLPQKDWAGNPSHANTGDKVIHNNVIYQANWWTAAVPGSDGSWTKVCNL from the coding sequence ATGGAACATTCAAATTTAACAAAAAAACATAATTATAAATTTGCTCTCTCTACTCTCACACTCTCTTGTTTAATGGCATTTAATGCACAAGCTTCGGTTAATTGTGACCCACTTCTAGCATGGGACTCAGGTACAACTTACAATGGTGGAGAAGAAGTAAAACAAGGCAATAATGCTTATAAGGCAAAGTATTGGACTCAAAATAATGATCCTGCAACCGCTGGGCAATGGGGAGCATGGCAAGATTTAGGTGTCTGTTCAGGAGAAGCGATTAACGTTGCACCAAATGTTGATTTAACCTCTCCTAGCGTGACTGATAACATTACAACGGGAGATATTGTCACATTAACCGCTTCAGCGGCTGACAGTGATGGCTCTGTTGCTCTTGTTGAATTTTCCGTTGATGGCGTTATTATTTCTTCAGTAACAACCTCCCCTTATAGTGCGATTTGGACAGCTACTGAGGGTAATCATACCTTTAGCGCTCAATCTTATGATGATAAAGGTGCTGTTAGTCTCATTAGTTCAGTCTCAGTTAATGTGGCAAACGTGCCTACTGATAATACCGCACCAACAGCGAGCCTTAGTTTATCAGCATCAAGTGTTGAACTTGGGGCAACGGTTACCTTAACAGCTGAAGCTTCCGATTCTGATGGCACTGTCGATAAAGTTGATTTCTATATAAATAATGCGCTTGTCGGCACTGCAGCAACAGCTCCTTATGTTCTTCAATATAAAACTACAACTGCTGGTTCACTTTCTGTTTATGCGAAAGCAACGGATAATTTAGGCGCAGTTGCCAACTCAGTGGCTGCCACATTAACCGTAACGAGCTCTTTTCCTATTGCTGACAATTGTCGCCCTGATGGTTTATACCAAACAGAAGGCGTTAATGTTCCTTATTGTACAACTTATGATAAAGAAGGCCGTGAATTAATGGGAGCGGATCACCCTCGTCGTGTGATTGGCTACTTTACAAGTTGGCGCGATGGTGGCGATGAACAAAACAGCTACCTAGTTAAAGATATCCCTTGGGAGCAATTAACACACATCAACTATGCATTCGTAAGTATTGGCTCTGACGGAAAAGTGAATGTTGGTGATGTAAACGATCCAAATAATGCAGCAACAGGTAAAGAATGGGCAGGTGTAGAAATTGACCCAACTCTTGGCTTTAAAGGCCACTTTGGCGCGTTAGCAACTGCAAAAGAGAAGCACGGCGTTAAAACATTAATTTCTATTGGTGGATGGGCTGAAACAGGCGGCCACTTCGGCGCAGATGGTAATCGTGTTGCTGATGGTGGCTTTTATAGCATGACAACCAATGCCGATGGCAGCATCAACCACGCAGGTATTGAGAAATTTGCAGCATCTGCTGTTGAAATGATGCTTAAATACAAATTTGATGGTTTAGATATTGATTACGAATACCCGACTTCTATGGCTGGTGCTGGTAATCCAGACGATAAAGCATTCATGGAACCTCGTCGTCAATATTTATGGGCATCATACCAAATATTAATGAAGACACTTCGTGAAAAATTAGATGCTGTTTCAGCTCAAGATGGACAACATTATATGCTGACCATTGCTGCACCATCTTCAGGTTATTTATTACGTGGTATGGAAACCTTTGATGTTACTCAGTACCTAGATTACGTCAATATCATGTCTTACGATTTACACGGTGCATGGAATGATCACGTAGGCCACAACGCCGCATTATATGACACAGGTAAAGATTCAGAACTGGCTCAGTGGAATGTTTATGGCACAGCCGCTTATGGTGGTATTGGTTACTTAAATACCGATTGGGCTTACCATTATTTCCGTGGTTCTATGCCAGCTGGTCGTATCAATATCGGTGTTCCTTATTATACTCGTGGTTGGCAAGGTGTGACAGGTGGTGATAATGGTCTATGGGGACGCGCACCATTACCTGATCAAACTAAATGTGACGCAGGAACTGGCGAAGGCGAGAAAAATAACTGTGGTTACGGTGCTCTAGGTATCGATAACATGTGGCATGATAAAAACTCATACGGGCAAGAAATGGGCGCAGGCTCTAATCCTATGTGGCATGCTAAAAACCTTCAAGAAGGCATCTTTGGCTCTTACGCAAATATTTACGGTTTAGATCCTGTAAATGACCCTGCTGACCAATTAGTAGGGACTTATACTCGTCATTACGATAATGTCGCAGTTGCTCCTTGGCTATGGAATGCAGAGAAAAAAGTCTTCTTATCAACAGAAGATAAAGCTTCAATTAATGTAAAAGCTGACTATGTCATCGATAAAGAAATCGGTGGTATCATGTTCTGGGAATTAGCAGGCGATTATAGCTGTTATGTTCTTGATGCTAAGGGGAAACGTACCTCTGTAGATGCTACTGAAGCTGCTTGTCAAACAGGAAATGGTGAGTACCATATGGGTAATACCATGACTAAAGCTATTTACGAGAAGTTTAAGTCTGCAACTCCATACGGCAATACTGTCGCTACAGGAGCTATTCCAACGGAAACCGTTAATATTGCAGTGAATGTCGGCGGATTTAAGGTTGGTGACAAAAACTACCCAATTAATCCGAAAGTTACATTCACCAATAATACAGGCCAAGATCTTCCTGGTGGAACAGAGTTCCAATTTGATATTCCAGTATCAGCACCTGATAATGCGAAAGATCAATCTGGCGGTGGTTTACAAGTCATCGCTTCTGGTCACACTCGTGCAAACAACATTGGTGGTTTAGACGGCCCAATGCACCGTGTTGCATTTACTCTACCAACATGGAAAGCGCTTCCTGCAGGTGCTGTTTATGAACTAGATATGGTGTATTACCTACCAATTTCTGGTCCTGCAAATTACTCTGTTAAAATAAATAACACAGAGTATGCGTTTAGCTTTGAACAACCTGATTTACCTTTAGCTGATTTATCAGCTGGTGGTAACCCGGGCGGTGGTGATAATGGTGGAAATCCTGACCCAGGTTGTGATGCCGCAGGTGTAGTTACTTATCCGGATCTTCCACAAAAAGATTGGGCAGGCAATCCTAGCCATGCGAATACCGGAGATAAAGTTATTCACAACAATGTAATTTATCAGGCAAACTGGTGGACAGCAGCGGTACCGGGAAGTGATGGTAGCTGGACTAAAGTATGTAACCTTTAA
- the ccdB gene encoding cytotoxic protein CcdB: MSQFTLYKNKDKSSAKTYPYFVNVQSDLLDNLNTRLVIPLTPIDLLDKKAPSHLCPTIHIDEGDFVMLTQQMTSVPVKTLTDPVNELSTFRNEIIAAIDFIITGI, encoded by the coding sequence ATGTCACAATTTACGCTATATAAAAACAAAGACAAAAGCTCAGCTAAAACCTACCCTTATTTTGTAAATGTTCAAAGTGATTTATTGGATAACCTAAATACTCGATTAGTCATTCCATTAACGCCAATTGATCTACTTGATAAAAAAGCCCCAAGTCACCTTTGCCCAACAATTCATATTGATGAAGGTGACTTTGTCATGTTAACTCAACAAATGACAAGTGTTCCGGTTAAGACCCTAACCGACCCAGTTAATGAATTATCGACTTTCAGAAATGAAATTATTGCTGCAATCGATTTCATAATCACAGGCATTTAA
- the ccdA gene encoding post-segregation antitoxin CcdA: MKSQYNTQAIKKATNLTLNSDLLAEAKRLKINLSATMEKALSQEVSKLKKQEWLEQNSEAINACNELTEKHGLFSDSYRVF; this comes from the coding sequence ATGAAAAGCCAATACAATACACAAGCGATAAAAAAAGCAACCAATTTAACATTAAATAGCGATCTACTCGCTGAAGCAAAACGATTAAAAATAAACCTTTCAGCAACAATGGAGAAGGCATTATCACAAGAAGTAAGCAAACTAAAAAAACAGGAATGGTTAGAACAAAACTCTGAAGCTATTAATGCTTGCAACGAACTAACCGAGAAACACGGTCTTTTTTCTGACTCATACCGAGTATTTTAA
- a CDS encoding putative lipoprotein (No significant database matches): protein MLIQKNGIFLCLATLFISGCNDKLDITFNQSVGLVEETEIEITEALKGIAIIDNFEWRNKPSDYSEDEDRVTWYKVRLEMSADELNPNYSIPQISKIIKNHFAYQEQDITLTIDIFEKSKQVLKTLAIEEDLQITTKLDWKKARTNIFYMNKEKFSYQSTREFFCAISVPLKTKIQPLTYQYHKEPGLNGIEIIKASNGKKDNLTFEALNIKKLTGLPVDDDLFTIKLQSTSASGEKYGKAFLIFKHLGETKFDKYAIYDNVSAPDNATKEMCEELLMIRANSNLFGAASHFTANGNIRSIRMVY, encoded by the coding sequence ATGCTTATTCAAAAAAATGGGATCTTTTTATGCTTAGCCACCTTGTTCATCAGCGGCTGCAATGACAAATTAGACATTACATTCAATCAAAGTGTTGGTTTGGTTGAAGAAACAGAAATTGAAATAACAGAGGCATTAAAAGGCATTGCGATTATTGATAATTTTGAATGGAGAAACAAACCGAGTGATTACTCTGAAGATGAAGACAGAGTAACATGGTATAAAGTTAGACTAGAAATGAGCGCTGATGAACTTAATCCTAACTATTCTATTCCACAAATATCCAAAATAATTAAGAATCACTTCGCTTATCAAGAACAAGACATCACCCTTACCATTGATATCTTTGAAAAAAGTAAACAAGTATTAAAAACATTAGCCATAGAGGAAGATCTTCAAATAACCACAAAACTGGATTGGAAGAAAGCCAGAACTAATATTTTTTACATGAATAAAGAGAAATTTAGCTACCAATCAACACGTGAATTTTTTTGTGCTATCAGTGTACCTCTTAAAACTAAGATACAACCTCTTACCTATCAATATCATAAAGAGCCCGGATTGAATGGCATTGAGATTATTAAGGCAAGTAACGGTAAGAAAGATAACTTAACTTTTGAGGCGTTAAACATCAAAAAACTCACGGGCTTACCAGTTGATGATGATCTCTTTACAATAAAACTGCAGTCGACATCGGCTAGTGGCGAGAAATATGGGAAAGCCTTTTTAATATTTAAACATCTCGGAGAGACTAAATTCGATAAATATGCAATTTATGACAATGTAAGCGCGCCTGATAATGCCACAAAAGAAATGTGTGAAGAGCTATTAATGATACGTGCTAATTCTAATCTCTTTGGTGCGGCTAGTCACTTTACTGCAAATGGGAATATTAGATCTATCAGAATGGTATATTAA
- a CDS encoding membrane protein (No significant database matches), with protein sequence MVEIYDLWQFTVFWIVALCVFSSALTIPFYKWKKRGGVVIVFFCTAAFSFLSLFVLEHKITNEISELINEDSFVVETYEGFDNELFLKALKSKRFVYTYRTRPLEKRNIHIVNHQEEVKLQVAQDSKYPHLYWVFYPKYRYSSLNELGKIRIKKLSNNRLTNKD encoded by the coding sequence ATGGTAGAAATATATGATTTATGGCAATTTACGGTGTTCTGGATAGTTGCATTATGTGTATTCTCATCGGCTCTCACGATCCCATTTTATAAGTGGAAGAAAAGGGGGGGCGTAGTAATTGTATTCTTTTGTACTGCTGCTTTCAGTTTTTTATCATTGTTTGTGTTGGAGCATAAGATAACAAATGAAATATCGGAATTAATTAATGAAGACAGTTTTGTCGTTGAAACTTACGAAGGCTTTGATAATGAGCTGTTCCTTAAAGCACTAAAGAGCAAGCGATTTGTTTATACCTATAGAACTCGCCCCTTAGAAAAGAGGAATATACATATAGTTAACCATCAAGAGGAGGTTAAGTTACAAGTTGCTCAAGATTCCAAGTACCCGCACTTGTATTGGGTCTTCTATCCTAAGTATCGGTATAGTAGCTTAAATGAACTTGGGAAAATACGTATAAAAAAATTGAGCAATAATCGCCTAACAAATAAGGATTAA
- a CDS encoding membrane protein (No significant database matches), translating to MFFCTFSCRLFGNWSASRIGASLSAIRTKSQVAWIPILPCISIMTHQLCNPQREVTSYSKVWLKVAYISLAIGLLTLVSISYLGYQVTKSGYVKCINESRTFSKNSWRFYEKDLSLCKSLSGIAGG from the coding sequence TTGTTTTTTTGCACTTTTTCTTGTCGGTTATTTGGCAATTGGAGCGCCAGCAGAATTGGCGCTTCCCTTTCGGCCATTAGAACTAAGAGTCAGGTTGCTTGGATACCCATCCTACCTTGCATTAGCATAATGACGCATCAGTTATGCAATCCACAAAGAGAAGTGACGTCTTATAGTAAGGTATGGCTCAAAGTTGCTTATATATCACTAGCGATAGGTTTACTTACTTTAGTTTCAATAAGTTATCTCGGATACCAAGTAACCAAGTCTGGTTATGTAAAGTGTATCAATGAGTCACGAACTTTTTCTAAAAATAGCTGGAGGTTTTATGAAAAAGATTTAAGTTTGTGCAAGTCTTTATCTGGTATAGCTGGCGGTTAA
- a CDS encoding transposase, IS91 family has translation MSTFIDLLRAHKDELERHLLSPKVNTQVSHDIRKAVSAMLRCKTEQQGRSQWFCSNCHHDDRLPLSCGHRHCPQCQHRTTCDWLLRQKQKLLPTHYFMTTFTLPYQLRILAKKQPKALYQVMFSVVASVLKSFAQKEQKGVLGFTAVLHTHSRRRDLHPHIHVISAGGRYDSSKQVWHKGNKRYLFNEFALAKVWRARLLEAINQHPQLWLPKSIPKQWVVDCQSVGYGEPALEYLSRYLYRGVLPDSDIIHSDKHNVTFRYKESKTNAIKTRTLPTLEFLLLILQHVLPKGLQRVRDYGFYVAKREPCEFVFNYSCLVFFIKLRQALYPSEPKQYEPARTVTMTWSAWE, from the coding sequence ATGAGTACTTTCATTGATCTGTTACGCGCTCATAAAGATGAGCTTGAGCGTCACCTCTTATCACCAAAAGTGAACACTCAAGTCAGCCACGACATTCGCAAGGCGGTATCCGCCATGCTTAGATGTAAAACCGAGCAACAAGGCCGCTCGCAATGGTTTTGCTCTAACTGCCATCACGATGACCGATTACCCTTATCCTGCGGGCATCGACATTGCCCACAATGCCAACACCGCACCACTTGTGATTGGCTTCTGCGCCAAAAACAAAAGCTTCTACCTACGCACTACTTTATGACCACCTTTACCTTGCCATATCAACTGAGAATACTCGCTAAAAAACAGCCCAAAGCGCTGTATCAAGTGATGTTCTCGGTTGTTGCCAGCGTGCTAAAAAGCTTCGCTCAAAAAGAGCAAAAAGGGGTACTGGGTTTTACCGCCGTACTGCATACCCACAGCAGAAGAAGAGATCTGCATCCACACATACATGTTATCTCCGCAGGCGGAAGGTATGACTCATCTAAACAAGTATGGCACAAAGGCAACAAAAGGTACTTGTTTAACGAGTTCGCTCTTGCCAAGGTCTGGCGAGCACGGTTACTTGAGGCCATCAATCAACATCCTCAACTGTGGCTGCCAAAATCCATACCGAAACAATGGGTCGTTGACTGTCAAAGCGTAGGTTATGGTGAGCCTGCGTTAGAATACCTGTCGCGCTACCTGTACCGAGGCGTACTACCAGATAGCGACATCATCCACAGTGATAAACATAACGTCACCTTCCGCTACAAAGAAAGCAAAACCAATGCAATAAAGACACGCACCTTACCCACCCTTGAGTTCTTGCTGCTCATCTTACAGCATGTACTGCCTAAAGGCTTACAAAGAGTTCGTGACTACGGTTTTTACGTGGCCAAGCGAGAGCCCTGCGAGTTCGTATTCAATTACTCATGCTTGGTGTTTTTTATCAAACTCCGCCAAGCATTATACCCATCCGAGCCAAAGCAATACGAACCTGCCCGCACTGTCACCATGACATGGAGTGCGTGGGAATAA
- the parD gene encoding ParD antitoxin protein: MYTLTANDAKRNFGELLLNAQREPVKISKNNKDAVVVMSIRDYEELEAMKADYIKHCFETAKADLAQGNVVDGENFLSAL, from the coding sequence ATGTACACATTAACAGCAAATGATGCCAAACGTAATTTCGGTGAACTGCTTCTAAACGCTCAACGCGAGCCAGTTAAAATTAGTAAAAACAACAAAGATGCCGTTGTTGTGATGTCGATTAGAGACTATGAAGAACTTGAAGCTATGAAAGCCGATTACATAAAACATTGCTTTGAGACTGCAAAAGCAGACTTAGCCCAAGGCAATGTAGTTGACGGTGAAAATTTCTTAAGCGCGTTGTAA